The following proteins come from a genomic window of Gemmatimonas sp.:
- a CDS encoding Ig-like domain-containing protein, producing the protein MRTIPDCFAAVRSFATRSRLRGTTMLALVLTASCTAPTDVTGVSGNGTGGGTPPAVATRIDLSAATVGLGAVGATENVTAIVRDAAGTMLPNAAVNWSSDDITVADVSGAGRTAIITARAPGRTTVRATSGAATQELVVQVSIVRGIALPATVQLRTGSSATLTPTLDADAGAATAIRWESADPSIASVSSGVLTGLRTGVATVRAIAIGDPRVSASTQVTVTAPRSVTIRDMPADLTIGDERQLTALVDVDENESRDVEWSSATPTIATVTSSGRLVAVGLGTARVRVRSLAFNGLRDSASVTVRVPRTVSVSPRTSTLAPGETQQLVAAVQIDEGMSTAVTWRVSDPAVAMVASTGLVTGVAPGVTTVTAVSVADTTRRGSATITVQASVRSVSVSPAVASIVLGGTRQFTATVTGDLGVSTAVTWRAGDPAIAQVAANGIVTALAQGTTTITAVAVADTMVRRSATVTVVPVVRDLTVEPAAASIAVGETRLLVAAVSADAGANTAVTWRSANAAVATVSASGVVTGVSTGSATITAVSTADTTRQATSLITVRTAQTVLGVTVTPAASFVQAGQSVQLVPAVQVSGGASTAVTYRSDNPAVASVNFAGLVTALASGTATVTVAAVADPTRFATAAITVSAAPTQLATSWSSGRLGGALYEDVVSVDAADATNAFAVNSRGDVFRLSGGAWTLSTRGSAHGTQFLAVSTTGPSSAMAVGTNGVIVQFNGTSWQRMISGTQQTLNGIHLEDAASGFAVGAGGLVLRLNGSGWTSMPSGSTQTLYSVWTLGNTGFVAGTNGELLRWNGTTWSRQSSGVTETLYGVHGANANNAVAVGASGVVLRWNGVSWVRVISGVTSDLYSVAGSAANNGRFYITSDDGLYALNGSTLSLVGTPYAPRLFGASIDPAGNVWTSGQRGSVMRLSGSTWETVSLAPDLIDVWTTSPSNAWAVGEFGFVYGWNGSVWTRQTTPTTATLNSVWGVSASDAFAGGDEGTLLRWNGSSWNAMSFPSTGHVYGLWGTDASNVYAVTSNGEVLRFNGSSWSLVVTTASPLWIVHGASANDILVAGENGTAMRFNGSAWTDFRLPTTGTVAGVWTGGGANVLAVGSGNSGLTGVSFRTAGNTWNSVPLPTSSVLTSVWGPAPNDVYATGEGGVILRWNGSGWSTMNSGITDQLWSVSGSPNGAGGAFAVGYNSTVVAGSSAGAMLRAGVRVATGARTASLAPRAGATLVRGPLPVGVARRQRR; encoded by the coding sequence CACCGCACCGACCGATGTGACGGGTGTCTCCGGCAACGGAACAGGAGGCGGCACGCCTCCCGCGGTGGCAACGCGCATCGACCTGTCGGCCGCAACGGTGGGGCTGGGTGCGGTCGGGGCAACCGAGAACGTCACCGCCATTGTGCGCGATGCGGCCGGCACGATGTTGCCGAACGCCGCCGTGAACTGGAGCAGCGACGACATCACCGTGGCCGACGTATCGGGGGCCGGGCGCACCGCCATCATCACCGCGCGCGCACCGGGCCGTACCACCGTTCGGGCCACGAGCGGTGCCGCCACACAGGAGCTGGTCGTGCAGGTGAGCATCGTGCGCGGCATCGCCTTGCCGGCCACCGTGCAGCTACGAACCGGGTCCAGCGCCACGCTCACCCCCACGCTCGACGCCGATGCCGGGGCCGCAACGGCCATCCGGTGGGAAAGCGCCGATCCCTCCATCGCCTCCGTCTCCTCCGGCGTGCTGACGGGACTCCGGACCGGCGTCGCGACCGTGCGCGCCATCGCCATCGGTGACCCGCGCGTGTCGGCAAGCACGCAGGTCACCGTGACGGCCCCGCGCAGCGTGACCATCCGCGACATGCCGGCCGATCTGACAATCGGCGACGAGCGGCAGCTGACCGCGCTGGTGGATGTGGACGAGAACGAATCCCGGGACGTGGAGTGGAGTTCGGCTACGCCCACCATTGCGACGGTGACCTCCTCCGGCCGCCTGGTGGCGGTGGGCCTTGGCACCGCGCGCGTTCGTGTCCGGTCACTGGCCTTCAATGGTCTGCGGGATTCGGCCAGCGTGACCGTTCGCGTGCCCCGCACCGTGTCGGTGTCCCCCCGCACCAGCACGCTGGCGCCGGGTGAGACCCAGCAGCTGGTGGCCGCCGTGCAGATCGACGAAGGCATGAGCACCGCCGTGACCTGGCGCGTCTCCGACCCGGCAGTGGCCATGGTGGCGTCGACCGGGCTCGTAACCGGTGTGGCGCCGGGCGTCACCACCGTGACCGCCGTGTCGGTGGCCGACACCACTCGTCGCGGCAGTGCCACCATCACGGTGCAGGCGAGCGTCCGCAGCGTGTCGGTGTCACCAGCGGTCGCCTCGATCGTGCTTGGCGGGACGCGCCAGTTCACCGCCACCGTGACGGGCGACCTGGGGGTGTCCACGGCGGTCACCTGGCGTGCCGGTGATCCGGCCATCGCCCAGGTGGCGGCCAACGGTATCGTTACCGCGCTCGCGCAGGGCACCACCACAATTACCGCTGTCGCGGTCGCCGATACCATGGTTCGGCGCAGCGCCACGGTGACGGTCGTCCCGGTCGTCCGTGACCTCACCGTCGAACCGGCGGCCGCCTCCATCGCGGTAGGCGAAACGCGCCTGCTGGTCGCTGCCGTGTCGGCCGACGCCGGAGCCAATACCGCCGTGACCTGGCGCAGTGCGAACGCCGCCGTGGCCACGGTGAGTGCGTCCGGCGTCGTCACCGGCGTCAGCACCGGCTCGGCCACAATCACCGCCGTCTCGACGGCCGACACGACACGCCAGGCCACGTCCCTCATCACGGTGCGCACCGCGCAGACCGTGCTCGGCGTGACCGTCACGCCGGCCGCGTCGTTCGTGCAGGCCGGCCAGAGCGTGCAGCTTGTGCCCGCCGTGCAAGTCAGTGGCGGGGCGTCCACGGCGGTCACCTACCGCAGCGACAACCCCGCCGTGGCAAGTGTGAACTTTGCGGGACTCGTGACGGCGCTCGCCAGCGGCACCGCCACCGTGACGGTCGCTGCCGTGGCCGATCCGACCCGCTTTGCCACCGCGGCGATCACCGTGTCGGCGGCACCCACGCAGCTCGCCACCAGCTGGAGCAGCGGACGACTGGGTGGCGCCCTGTATGAAGACGTGGTGTCGGTGGACGCCGCCGACGCGACGAACGCCTTTGCCGTGAATTCCCGCGGCGATGTCTTCCGGCTCAGCGGCGGGGCATGGACGCTGTCCACCCGCGGCAGCGCCCACGGCACGCAATTCCTGGCCGTCAGCACGACCGGGCCGTCGAGCGCCATGGCCGTGGGCACCAACGGCGTGATCGTGCAGTTCAATGGCACCAGCTGGCAGCGCATGATCTCGGGGACGCAGCAGACCCTCAACGGCATCCATCTCGAGGACGCGGCCAGCGGCTTTGCCGTCGGTGCCGGCGGACTCGTACTGCGCCTGAACGGATCGGGATGGACCAGCATGCCGTCGGGCTCGACGCAGACGCTGTACAGTGTCTGGACCCTGGGGAACACCGGCTTCGTTGCCGGCACCAACGGGGAGCTGCTGCGGTGGAACGGGACGACGTGGAGCCGGCAGAGCTCCGGCGTCACGGAAACGCTCTACGGGGTGCACGGGGCCAACGCCAACAATGCGGTGGCCGTGGGCGCCTCGGGCGTGGTGCTGCGTTGGAACGGGGTGTCGTGGGTTCGCGTGATCAGTGGCGTGACCTCCGACCTGTACAGCGTGGCCGGGAGTGCCGCCAACAACGGCCGCTTCTACATCACGAGCGACGACGGGCTCTATGCCCTGAACGGCAGTACGCTGTCGCTGGTCGGCACGCCGTATGCCCCCCGCCTCTTCGGGGCATCCATCGATCCGGCCGGCAACGTGTGGACGAGCGGTCAGCGTGGGAGCGTCATGCGCTTGAGTGGCTCCACCTGGGAAACGGTGAGCCTGGCACCCGACCTGATCGACGTGTGGACCACCTCGCCGTCCAACGCGTGGGCGGTGGGCGAGTTCGGCTTCGTGTACGGATGGAATGGCTCCGTGTGGACGCGTCAGACAACGCCCACCACGGCCACCCTCAATTCCGTCTGGGGTGTGAGCGCGTCCGACGCCTTCGCGGGTGGCGATGAGGGCACGCTGCTGCGCTGGAACGGCTCGTCGTGGAACGCCATGAGCTTCCCGTCCACGGGACATGTGTACGGCCTGTGGGGCACCGACGCGAGCAACGTCTACGCGGTGACCTCGAACGGGGAAGTCCTGCGCTTCAACGGCAGCAGCTGGTCGCTCGTCGTGACCACGGCGAGTCCGCTCTGGATCGTGCATGGGGCATCAGCCAACGACATTCTTGTGGCGGGCGAGAACGGCACGGCGATGCGCTTCAACGGCTCGGCGTGGACCGACTTCCGACTCCCCACAACGGGCACCGTGGCCGGCGTGTGGACTGGCGGAGGGGCCAACGTGCTGGCCGTGGGGTCCGGCAACTCGGGACTCACCGGGGTCTCCTTCCGCACGGCCGGCAACACGTGGAACAGCGTCCCCCTGCCGACATCATCGGTACTGACGTCGGTGTGGGGCCCTGCCCCCAATGACGTGTACGCCACCGGTGAAGGCGGCGTGATCCTGCGCTGGAACGGCAGTGGCTGGAGCACCATGAACAGCGGCATCACCGACCAGCTGTGGTCGGTGAGTGGCTCCCCGAACGGCGCCGGCGGCGCGTTTGCGGTGGGGTACAACAGCACGGTGGTCGCAGGGAGCAGCGCGGGTGCCATGCTGCGGGCCGGCGTACGGGTCGCTACGGGGGCACGCACCGCCTCACTCGCGCCGCGCGCCGGGGCCACGCTCGTTCGCGGGCCGCTCCCGGTCGGCGTGGCGCGACGTCAACGGCGCTAG